From Panthera tigris isolate Pti1 chromosome D3, P.tigris_Pti1_mat1.1, whole genome shotgun sequence, one genomic window encodes:
- the LOC102971525 gene encoding myosin regulatory light polypeptide 9: MSSKRAKTKTTKKRPQRATSNVFAMFDQSQIQEFKEAFNMIDQNRDGFIDKEDLHDMLASLGKNPTDEYLDAMMNEAPGPINFTMFLTMFGEKLNGTDPEDVIRNAFACFDEEATGTIQEDYLRELLTTMGDRFTDEEVDELYREAPIDKKGNFNYIEFTRILKHGAKDKDD; this comes from the exons ATGTCGAGCAAAAGGGCAAAGACCAAGACCACCAAGAAGCGCCCGCAGCGCGCAACATCCAATGTGTTTGCCATGTTTGACCAGTCACAGATTCAGGAATTCAAAGAGGCCTTCAACATGATTGATCAGAACAGAGATGGTTTCATTGACAAGGAAGATTTGCATGATATGCTTGCCTCCCTGG GGAAAAATCCAACTGATGAGTATCTGGATGCCATGATGAATGAGGCTCCAGGGCCCATAAATTTCACCATGTTTCTCACGATGTTCGGTGAGAAGTTAAATGGCACAGATCCAGAAGATGTCATCAGAAATGCTTTTGCTTGCTTTGATGAAGAAGCAACTG GCACCATCCAGGAAGACTACCTGAGAGAGCTGCTGACAACGATGGGAGACCGGTTTACGGATGAAGAGGTGGACGAGCTGTACAGAGAAGCGCCTATCGACAAAAAGGGGAATTTCAATTACATCGAGTTCACGCGCATCCTTAAACATGGAGCAAAAGACAAAGATGATTGA